A region from the Desulfitobacterium dehalogenans ATCC 51507 genome encodes:
- a CDS encoding DNRLRE domain-containing protein: MRTRTTKKILSLVIAIIFFINGIFTDVALAQSGSEGNKKGNYYGRTLPAKEKIKNIPPQKGKTKKPFKEPKELKQDPPYEHRFSKEQEKISRRTANSKTFNDRQGKATTFVFMDKIHFLNESGTYQDVDNTLVPVDQNKKGSKGKPASVNDSPANQSYENKANDFKASFPARLSKGHPLNVSSAGASLGLIPLEGDFQNSTIQGNTILYHDVFDGIDYRYTVLNTRIKEDIIFNNYVDKTTFSMSVKTEGLTLREENGAIYGYKKGSHDASWVFPAPYLIDASGIISTNVQMHLEKKLFTSDQIIITMDQDWLAAPERAYPVILDPTLTIGAAAIQDTCVEEGSPALYTDNSFSYIGFDDGITSGNIANHQSAHLRTRTFLKFNLPTLDEDQTITSAQFNMYKYTAWSDEPRTVELHQVKEPFSITGLTWLNQPQETAWAAETTITGTTGYYQWDITGLLNTWYSGTPNEGIVLRYTEEMKQAEVFYSADAAGNPTPYLEFTYEDQGSIDPNLPLEKPSIQLRPFTAANNNGLLQFVGLTADGMAQPDATVDYYTVGRGGGLSGSAQAAKDYLYPNFRPETLPELQALIAQGGSYNHYPGQESNWQTSFWRLPEQDTLYHIEATFTDKEGKISGVGISDPFQIYQAKAKDLLPRVAHFYGVEKRQLMQDNNMKDDLLTENNLIFIRAPKQNQGKPYTPKDLTDADKRRIDDLLAGRAKNCEFGFEPINLLTGNFYYSATDVSIPDFGGPFQISRDYNSKMMTRRGPFGQGWTSILSQAIATLADGSLAYLRSDGSAITFSKKTDGTYKAPPGEIYTLEKTETGFRLKQKDQTTFSFARSGLLTGIEDPRGNKTFLTYDEEDFLTLITSPSGKDFPVSMDPEGRITSITLPNRSTLSYTYDPAGNLVTFQDADGEQTHYHYDEQGRMLSFTDPNGNPVIHNSYDEDNRITAQTDANGQKSRIIYHEGYNETIDNNGNKTTYTYDEHYRTSQIMKPDGTREAYTYDEDNNLKTYQDPLGRITTYSYDQRGNRVEERRWDGLRQFYRYDAQNNLTSLTDFNGYTTDFAYDAQGDLLKRTTPDGSLTEYTYNAQGQITSIKDPEGYITRYDYRGADLSQVIDPLGHTYQYWYNPLGQPVTLIDPESNLTRFAYDPRGKLLNTLLPDQSIHRYSYDPNGNNTAMTDPNQNVVLFSYDNMSRLTTVQDPLGNLTEYTYDRNGNKIKETDPLGYIIRYTYDSLNRLIAITDQDHGVTHFERDALGRLLAVTDPRGYRSTIAYDDRVDKPQTITTPLGQTSSYTYDALGNLLQTTHPDGTSQHYRYDSLRRPIEITDISGVKTSLHYDRLGRVTSVEDSLGRDYHYSYDPNGNLLQSTDPLGYRVNYTYNAQGLPLSRTNEEGQTTAYRYTSLNAVAELIEPGGAKHSFIYDPSGNLRTHTDALGHTTTYIYDPLDRLAAIQDPLANITQFQYDPAGNLHAQIDALGNTTTYAYNGRGLAIKATDALGNVSQFHYDASGNRTEQIDPAEGRYEWTYDAMNRLTGTTDPLGLHTVFDYDKMNRLVRQEDNGGNLRHLAYDPSGRLREEQDVLGRSTTYGYDLAGNLTTLTEVDGNTTILDYDPKGRLRTVTDPEGKVTSLTYDGLDRITGKLEPGGRNTLYRYDPAGNLIEEQNPLGALQHYSYDLNHNLIESQNARGFSKTYTYDPLDRPITSTDERGNQASFAYDPNHNLIRHTDALGNITQYAYDPLDRPIMEVDALGFDSHYDYDRLGQLITFTDARDNQTHYEYNRHGMLTNTLDALQGVTAYQYDLNDNLLAFIDPLGAETRFTYDPVHRLTSVTDPEHYSRYFSYDAKGNLEQEFDSAGNIRTSTYDIMHRQLSARNTAGHLTDYSYDTLGNLQAVTLPNGNTTTYDYDLLGRLTQVTDPEEKVTQLSYDILGNTERIAHPGNQEVHYTYDPANNLDSTTNPLGETTRYGYNKNNLPESSTDPLGHQTSYRYNPLNLLQEVADPLGNTTSFAYDPNTNLAALTDPNGHTTGYGYDPLNRLTQVTSPLGHSTRYGYDPADNLISATDGNDHTNNYTYNLRHELTSLTNPLGEQDSYTYNPVGTLQSHTDPKGTTTNYSYDILNRLIGKTYTKPHLPEGVPAGGETPPAGGTGEGSESTADEDAAEDSEDVEYEYNLMGSRVSLFGPEGVTDYEYDFMERLTYVSSPTAEEVSYDYDELGRKARVIYPDGKAVEYRYDLLNRIVSVTDWQGQETTTYDADGRRTETKLPNGIQVRYTYDAAHRLLKLENIGAQGKLISGFTYTYDPKGNILTETQNQSGSVYKRTYTYDASDQVIAFSEEKDHERRLYTYSYDRAGNRLSQEIQGGNDSKRFAYQYNEADELITKTQGDGGNRIRYTYDPNGNLIQATTQGNQSTTYFYDSENRLIQITEHQGKIQTFGYDSDGNRLYKTVGVEYEGYEAGSYEAESEEEKISSLMPPLAANFGLFGLQKFIAANDKGNNGNGGDKGNSGNDGNKGNGGDKGNSGNDGNNGKGGDKGNSGNDGNNGKGGDKGNSGNDGNKGNNGNNGNSGNNGNNGNKDNNGNSSNSGNSGDKSNNGSNGNSGNKGNGGNTKVHDDGSDKVKGGDSGKHLGWYKTKQDAKEKPGNPGLHLGWYKQAENPKGPKDPNHPNNPNNPKDPDDPTDPDNPDNPNPDKPLNKPDAYEVINYFNDLSVEHTQVLMTTDKEGVYRGVYTYGLERIAERDLAAVEGVPNDPLYYLYDGRGSVTQLINDAGHVRDKYRYDAYGMPMPGGKVGPNTRLFNNPYGYNGEAHEQESGFQYLRARYYDPDVGRFMSRDSYLGNVMEPLTLNRYAYVSNNPVMYADPSGHMREAGDSSGVIAMKQGKYKPLEYTVTPGDTLGAIAPKHGTTVNTLVRMNNIADPNRIYVGQKIKIPDPSTGSRGDYVKEKTAGRQDYNKVVCLEIPGPQGTGKAKIYASLQLSESDLEGPLQPVIRDFQSWVDQAHEKNLDDMSLAERIAVPLFPSSELLSEVKIGIMPFGIGGVFKGAGKVISPSNAAKQIVNAERTGTALIKSDPTHRAASYLTEKQLAAGKTFPLQGGDGVQRTLLQTPGGLNGKSGIYEYILEPNGMVSHQRFIGKGIITGTPNQVVKP; encoded by the coding sequence ATGCGTACAAGAACCACAAAGAAAATCCTCAGCTTAGTGATTGCCATCATCTTTTTCATCAACGGTATCTTCACCGATGTTGCCCTAGCCCAAAGCGGCAGCGAAGGAAACAAAAAAGGAAACTACTATGGCCGTACCTTACCGGCCAAAGAAAAAATCAAAAACATACCCCCTCAGAAAGGAAAGACGAAAAAGCCCTTTAAAGAACCAAAAGAACTGAAACAGGATCCCCCCTATGAGCACCGTTTCAGCAAGGAGCAAGAGAAAATCAGCCGCAGAACAGCCAACAGCAAAACATTCAACGATCGGCAAGGGAAGGCCACCACCTTTGTCTTCATGGACAAAATCCATTTTCTCAATGAATCAGGCACCTATCAGGATGTGGACAACACCCTCGTGCCTGTAGACCAAAACAAAAAAGGGAGCAAAGGAAAACCGGCGAGTGTGAACGACTCTCCCGCAAACCAGAGCTATGAAAACAAAGCCAATGACTTCAAAGCCTCCTTTCCCGCGAGGCTTAGCAAAGGACACCCCCTCAACGTCAGCTCCGCCGGGGCCTCCCTCGGGCTGATCCCGCTGGAAGGGGACTTCCAAAACAGCACCATTCAAGGCAATACCATCCTCTATCACGATGTCTTCGATGGCATAGACTACCGCTATACCGTTCTGAACACCAGGATCAAAGAAGATATTATCTTCAACAACTATGTGGATAAAACTACATTCAGCATGTCCGTAAAAACAGAAGGCCTTACCCTTAGAGAAGAAAATGGTGCTATCTACGGCTATAAAAAAGGGAGCCACGACGCCTCTTGGGTGTTCCCGGCTCCCTATTTAATTGATGCCTCCGGCATCATCTCGACCAACGTCCAGATGCACCTGGAGAAAAAGCTCTTTACCAGCGACCAAATCATCATTACGATGGATCAAGATTGGCTCGCCGCCCCGGAGAGGGCCTATCCGGTAATCCTTGACCCGACCCTCACTATCGGCGCGGCAGCCATCCAAGATACCTGCGTTGAAGAAGGCTCTCCGGCACTCTATACCGATAATAGCTTTTCCTACATCGGTTTCGATGACGGAATCACCAGCGGCAACATAGCTAACCATCAAAGTGCTCATTTAAGAACAAGAACCTTTCTTAAATTTAACCTCCCCACCCTAGACGAAGACCAAACGATCACCTCCGCCCAATTCAATATGTATAAATACACCGCTTGGAGTGACGAACCCCGCACTGTAGAACTGCATCAAGTCAAAGAACCCTTTTCGATCACCGGTCTCACCTGGCTTAATCAGCCCCAAGAGACCGCATGGGCCGCCGAGACCACCATCACCGGCACGACCGGCTACTACCAATGGGATATAACCGGACTTCTTAACACGTGGTACAGCGGTACACCCAACGAGGGCATCGTTCTCCGCTACACCGAAGAAATGAAGCAGGCTGAAGTATTCTATTCAGCCGATGCCGCAGGCAACCCCACCCCTTACCTTGAATTCACCTATGAAGACCAAGGCAGCATCGATCCGAATCTCCCCTTAGAAAAACCATCCATCCAGCTCAGACCCTTTACCGCAGCCAATAACAATGGCTTGCTTCAGTTTGTCGGTCTGACTGCCGACGGAATGGCCCAACCAGACGCTACCGTCGATTATTACACCGTCGGGAGAGGTGGGGGATTATCCGGCAGCGCCCAAGCCGCCAAGGACTACCTTTATCCTAATTTTAGGCCCGAAACCCTCCCCGAACTCCAAGCCCTGATCGCCCAGGGCGGCTCATATAACCACTACCCAGGCCAAGAGAGCAACTGGCAAACCAGCTTTTGGCGACTCCCTGAACAGGACACACTCTACCATATTGAAGCCACCTTCACCGACAAAGAAGGAAAGATCAGCGGGGTGGGCATCAGTGACCCCTTCCAGATCTATCAGGCCAAAGCCAAAGATCTGCTGCCCCGCGTCGCCCACTTTTATGGTGTGGAAAAACGTCAGCTCATGCAAGATAACAACATGAAAGACGACCTGCTCACCGAGAACAACCTCATCTTCATCCGCGCCCCAAAGCAAAACCAAGGGAAACCCTATACCCCGAAAGACCTTACCGATGCTGATAAAAGGCGCATCGACGACCTCCTCGCCGGACGGGCCAAGAATTGTGAATTCGGCTTTGAACCGATCAACCTCCTCACCGGCAACTTTTACTATAGCGCCACAGATGTCAGTATCCCCGATTTCGGCGGCCCCTTCCAGATCAGCCGAGACTATAACTCAAAAATGATGACCCGGCGCGGCCCCTTCGGCCAAGGCTGGACCTCCATCCTCAGCCAAGCCATCGCAACACTGGCTGACGGCTCCCTCGCTTACCTGCGCAGCGACGGCAGTGCCATCACCTTCAGCAAAAAAACCGATGGGACTTACAAAGCCCCGCCCGGTGAAATCTACACCTTAGAGAAAACCGAAACCGGCTTTCGCCTCAAACAAAAAGATCAAACCACCTTCTCCTTTGCCCGCTCCGGCCTTCTCACCGGCATCGAAGACCCGCGGGGCAATAAGACCTTCCTCACCTATGATGAGGAAGATTTCCTCACCCTGATCACCTCCCCATCCGGCAAAGATTTCCCAGTCAGCATGGACCCCGAAGGACGCATCACCTCCATCACCCTCCCCAACCGGAGCACCCTTTCCTACACCTATGACCCAGCCGGCAACCTGGTCACTTTCCAAGATGCTGATGGCGAACAGACCCACTACCACTATGATGAGCAAGGGCGGATGCTCTCCTTTACCGATCCCAATGGTAACCCAGTAATCCACAACAGCTATGACGAAGACAACCGCATCACCGCCCAAACCGACGCCAACGGCCAGAAAAGCCGGATCATCTACCATGAGGGCTATAACGAAACCATTGACAATAACGGCAACAAAACCACCTACACTTATGACGAACACTACCGCACCAGCCAAATCATGAAACCGGATGGAACAAGGGAAGCTTACACCTATGATGAGGACAACAACCTCAAAACCTACCAAGATCCCCTTGGCCGGATCACTACCTACAGCTATGATCAGCGGGGTAACCGCGTCGAGGAAAGACGCTGGGACGGCTTAAGGCAATTCTACCGCTATGATGCTCAGAACAATCTCACCTCGCTCACCGATTTTAACGGCTACACCACTGATTTTGCCTATGACGCTCAGGGTGACCTCCTAAAGCGCACCACTCCGGACGGCAGCTTGACGGAGTATACATACAACGCCCAAGGTCAAATCACGAGCATCAAAGATCCTGAAGGCTACATCACCCGCTATGACTACCGCGGTGCCGATCTCAGCCAAGTGATCGATCCCTTGGGCCATACCTACCAATACTGGTATAACCCCCTCGGTCAACCCGTCACCCTCATCGATCCGGAAAGCAACCTCACCCGGTTCGCCTATGATCCCAGAGGAAAACTTCTCAATACCCTGCTCCCTGACCAGAGTATCCATCGCTACAGCTATGATCCTAATGGCAACAACACCGCCATGACCGACCCTAACCAAAATGTAGTCCTTTTCAGCTATGACAACATGAGCCGTTTAACGACTGTCCAAGATCCTTTAGGGAATCTCACCGAATATACCTATGACCGTAATGGCAACAAAATCAAGGAAACCGATCCGTTAGGCTACATAATAAGGTACACCTATGACTCCCTCAATCGCCTGATCGCAATCACCGACCAGGACCACGGCGTGACCCATTTCGAGCGCGATGCTCTCGGACGCCTCCTCGCGGTCACCGATCCGCGGGGTTACCGCAGCACCATTGCTTATGACGACCGAGTGGACAAACCGCAAACCATCACCACCCCCCTCGGACAAACCTCCAGCTATACCTATGATGCCCTTGGCAATCTTCTCCAAACCACCCACCCCGATGGCACCTCCCAGCATTATCGCTATGACTCCCTCCGGCGGCCCATCGAAATCACGGACATCAGCGGTGTCAAAACCAGCCTCCATTATGATCGCCTGGGCCGGGTTACGAGTGTCGAGGACAGCCTCGGCAGGGATTACCACTACAGCTATGATCCGAATGGCAACCTGCTCCAAAGCACGGATCCCTTAGGCTATAGGGTCAATTATACCTACAATGCCCAAGGTCTGCCCTTAAGCCGCACCAATGAGGAAGGTCAGACCACCGCCTATCGGTATACCAGCCTGAATGCTGTGGCCGAACTCATCGAACCAGGCGGCGCTAAACACTCCTTCATTTACGATCCCAGCGGCAACTTACGTACCCACACCGATGCCTTAGGTCACACCACCACCTACATCTATGACCCCCTCGATCGCCTCGCAGCAATCCAGGATCCCCTGGCCAATATAACCCAATTTCAGTATGATCCCGCCGGCAATCTCCACGCCCAGATCGATGCCCTTGGCAACACCACCACCTATGCCTACAACGGGCGCGGCCTCGCCATCAAGGCCACCGATGCCCTCGGCAATGTGAGCCAATTCCACTACGATGCTAGCGGCAACCGTACCGAACAGATCGACCCGGCAGAGGGCCGCTATGAGTGGACTTATGACGCCATGAACCGTCTCACCGGCACCACCGATCCCCTGGGACTCCACACAGTTTTCGACTATGATAAGATGAATCGTCTTGTGCGCCAGGAAGACAACGGCGGCAACCTGAGGCACCTCGCCTATGATCCCTCTGGCCGCCTCCGTGAGGAGCAAGATGTTCTTGGCCGCAGCACCACCTACGGTTATGACCTGGCCGGCAACCTCACCACCCTTACTGAAGTGGATGGCAATACCACCATCTTGGACTATGACCCGAAAGGCCGTCTGAGAACCGTCACCGACCCGGAAGGGAAAGTCACCTCCCTCACCTATGATGGGTTGGACCGGATCACAGGCAAACTGGAACCAGGAGGTAGGAATACTCTCTACCGCTATGACCCGGCCGGTAACCTGATCGAGGAGCAAAACCCCCTCGGGGCTCTTCAACACTATAGCTATGACCTCAACCATAACTTAATCGAGTCCCAAAACGCCAGGGGATTCAGCAAGACCTATACCTACGACCCCCTGGACCGGCCCATCACCTCCACTGATGAACGCGGAAACCAGGCCAGCTTTGCCTATGATCCAAACCATAACCTGATCCGGCACACCGATGCCTTAGGCAACATCACCCAGTATGCCTATGACCCCCTGGACCGCCCCATCATGGAGGTCGATGCCCTCGGCTTTGACAGTCATTACGACTACGACAGACTGGGACAACTCATCACCTTTACCGATGCCCGGGATAACCAGACCCATTACGAGTACAACCGGCATGGCATGCTCACTAATACCCTCGACGCCCTTCAGGGCGTGACGGCTTACCAGTATGATCTGAACGACAATCTCCTCGCCTTCATCGATCCCCTGGGAGCCGAGACCCGATTCACCTATGATCCTGTCCACCGTTTAACCTCAGTTACTGATCCGGAGCACTATAGCCGTTATTTCAGCTACGATGCCAAGGGGAACCTGGAGCAGGAATTCGACTCCGCCGGTAACATCAGAACCTCTACCTATGACATCATGCACCGGCAGCTCAGCGCCCGGAATACCGCCGGGCATCTCACCGACTACAGCTATGACACCCTAGGCAACCTACAAGCGGTGACCTTGCCTAACGGCAATACCACCACCTATGACTACGATCTGCTGGGCCGACTTACCCAGGTCACCGACCCGGAAGAGAAAGTCACTCAGCTGAGTTATGACATCCTCGGCAACACCGAACGCATTGCCCATCCCGGGAATCAGGAGGTTCACTATACCTATGACCCGGCCAATAACCTGGACAGCACAACCAATCCCTTAGGGGAAACCACCCGCTACGGCTACAACAAGAACAACCTGCCCGAATCCAGCACCGATCCCTTGGGGCACCAAACGAGTTACCGCTATAACCCTCTCAACTTACTCCAGGAGGTCGCAGATCCCCTGGGGAATACGACCAGCTTTGCCTATGACCCCAATACCAACCTCGCAGCCCTCACCGATCCTAACGGACATACCACCGGCTATGGCTATGACCCCTTAAACCGGCTGACCCAAGTGACGAGTCCGCTCGGCCATAGCACCCGCTACGGCTATGACCCGGCCGACAATCTCATCTCGGCCACCGATGGGAATGACCACACCAATAATTATACCTACAATCTTAGGCATGAACTCACCTCCCTGACCAATCCTCTGGGGGAACAGGACAGCTACACTTATAACCCGGTGGGGACCCTGCAAAGCCATACCGATCCCAAGGGCACCACCACGAACTATAGCTATGACATCCTTAACCGTTTAATAGGCAAGACTTATACAAAACCGCACCTCCCGGAGGGTGTCCCAGCCGGGGGTGAAACACCCCCTGCCGGTGGCACGGGGGAGGGCAGCGAAAGCACCGCTGATGAAGACGCAGCTGAAGACAGTGAAGATGTTGAGTATGAGTACAACCTTATGGGCAGCCGGGTCAGCCTGTTTGGCCCAGAAGGAGTCACTGACTACGAGTATGACTTCATGGAGCGCTTAACCTATGTCAGCTCCCCCACTGCCGAAGAAGTGAGCTATGACTATGATGAACTGGGCCGCAAAGCCCGAGTCATCTATCCGGACGGTAAGGCTGTCGAGTACCGCTATGATCTGCTGAACCGTATTGTTTCCGTCACCGACTGGCAGGGGCAAGAAACCACGACCTATGATGCCGACGGCAGGCGTACGGAAACCAAACTTCCGAACGGTATCCAAGTCCGTTATACCTATGATGCGGCCCATAGGCTGCTCAAGCTGGAAAATATCGGTGCCCAGGGCAAATTGATCTCCGGCTTTACTTACACCTATGACCCGAAGGGGAACATTCTCACCGAAACCCAAAACCAATCCGGGTCGGTATATAAGCGCACCTACACCTATGACGCCTCGGATCAAGTCATCGCTTTCAGTGAAGAAAAAGACCATGAACGAAGGCTCTACACCTATAGTTATGACCGGGCCGGCAACCGCCTGAGTCAGGAGATCCAAGGGGGAAATGACAGCAAACGCTTTGCCTACCAGTACAATGAGGCGGATGAACTGATCACGAAAACCCAAGGGGATGGGGGCAACCGGATCCGCTATACCTATGACCCCAACGGGAACCTGATCCAGGCGACCACTCAGGGCAACCAAAGCACCACTTATTTCTATGACAGTGAAAACCGGCTAATTCAGATCACTGAGCACCAGGGCAAAATCCAGACCTTTGGCTATGACAGCGATGGAAACAGGCTCTACAAAACGGTAGGCGTAGAGTATGAAGGCTATGAGGCCGGGAGCTATGAAGCTGAAAGCGAAGAGGAGAAGATCAGTTCTCTGATGCCGCCTTTAGCCGCCAATTTTGGCCTGTTCGGGCTGCAGAAATTCATTGCGGCGAATGATAAGGGCAATAACGGCAACGGTGGAGACAAAGGGAACAGTGGCAACGATGGGAACAAAGGCAACGGTGGAGACAAAGGGAACAGTGGCAACGATGGGAATAACGGCAAGGGTGGAGACAAAGGGAACAGTGGCAACGATGGGAATAACGGCAAGGGTGGAGACAAAGGGAACAGTGGTAATGATGGGAACAAGGGCAACAATGGCAACAACGGCAATAGCGGTAACAACGGTAACAACGGTAACAAAGACAATAACGGAAACAGCAGCAACAGTGGCAACAGCGGAGACAAAAGCAATAACGGAAGCAACGGCAATAGTGGGAACAAAGGAAACGGTGGCAATACCAAAGTCCATGATGATGGCAGTGATAAAGTCAAGGGTGGGGACAGCGGAAAGCATCTCGGGTGGTATAAAACCAAGCAGGATGCTAAAGAAAAGCCGGGCAACCCAGGATTACACCTGGGCTGGTATAAACAAGCGGAAAACCCCAAGGGACCTAAAGATCCGAATCACCCGAATAACCCCAATAATCCCAAAGATCCCGATGATCCGACCGATCCCGATAATCCCGACAACCCAAACCCAGATAAACCCTTGAACAAGCCCGATGCCTATGAGGTCATTAACTATTTCAACGACCTCTCTGTGGAACACACTCAAGTCTTAATGACGACGGATAAAGAAGGGGTGTACAGAGGAGTTTACACCTATGGTCTCGAAAGAATAGCGGAACGTGATCTGGCAGCGGTGGAAGGGGTTCCCAATGATCCCCTCTATTACCTCTATGATGGACGGGGCAGTGTGACCCAGCTTATCAATGATGCCGGACATGTGCGGGATAAATACCGCTATGACGCTTACGGTATGCCGATGCCCGGCGGAAAAGTGGGTCCGAACACCCGGCTGTTCAACAATCCTTACGGTTATAATGGTGAAGCCCATGAACAGGAGTCCGGCTTCCAGTACTTAAGGGCCAGGTATTATGACCCTGATGTGGGCCGCTTCATGAGCAGGGACAGCTATCTGGGGAATGTGATGGAGCCGTTGACCTTGAACCGCTATGCCTATGTAAGCAATAATCCAGTGATGTATGCTGATCCAAGTGGTCATATGCGTGAAGCAGGAGATAGCAGCGGAGTCATCGCCATGAAGCAGGGCAAGTATAAGCCCCTTGAGTATACTGTGACGCCAGGGGATACCTTAGGAGCGATAGCGCCTAAACATGGCACAACGGTTAATACATTGGTTCGGATGAACAACATTGCTGACCCTAATAGGATCTATGTTGGGCAGAAGATAAAGATCCCTGATCCTAGTACAGGGAGTCGCGGGGATTATGTCAAAGAAAAGACTGCCGGGAGGCAGGATTATAACAAGGTGGTGTGTCTTGAAATTCCTGGTCCTCAGGGGACGGGTAAAGCCAAAATATATGCCTCATTACAGTTGAGTGAAAGCGATCTTGAAGGTCCACTTCAACCAGTTATACGCGATTTTCAATCTTGGGTAGATCAAGCTCACGAAAAAAATCTAGATGATATGAGTCTTGCCGAAAGAATCGCAGTACCGCTATTTCCTAGTTCAGAATTACTTAGTGAAGTTAAAATAGGAATTATGCCGTTTGGAATAGGGGGTGTCTTTAAGGGCGCGGGTAAGGTTATAAGTCCATCGAATGCAGCAAAGCAAATAGTGAATGCAGAACGCACCGGCACAGCATTAATAAAATCTGATCCTACCCATAGAGCAGCAAGTTATTTAACAGAGAAGCAGTTAGCTGCAGGAAAGACTTTCCCCTTACAAGGTGGAGACGGAGTACAGCGAACCTTATTACAAACGCCTGGAGGATTAAACGGAAAGTCTGGAATTTATGAATATATTCTTGAACCAAATGGAATGGTATCCCATCAAAGATTTATTGGAAAGGGAATAATAACCGGGACACCAAACCAAGTGGTTAAACCATAA
- the gcvPB gene encoding aminomethyl-transferring glycine dehydrogenase subunit GcvPB encodes MRALEPLIFELSREGRTGVSLPSCDVPEIPLEDLIPQEFLRDKEPELPEISEVDVVRHFTRLSSFNHGVDTGFYPLGSCTMKYNPKVNEKLARLPGFSQIHPYQPEELTQGALGLMVELQEELAEITGMDAFTLQPAAGAHGEMTGILIIKAYHEHRQDVKRKKVIVPDSAHGTNPATAAMAGYEIVQVPSNKRGGVDIEALRQVANDEVAALMLTNPNTLGLFDENILEIAQIIHDVGGLIYYDGANANAIMGIARPGDMGFDVVHLNLHKTFSTPHGGGGPGAGPVGVKEFLAPYLPKPVVARTPGGQYTLDAHRPLSIGRVRAFQANFGVLVRAYAYIRALGGEGLTAASHNAVLNANFLMSILKEHYHLPYDRVCMHEFIITPKNLKDYGIHTLDIAKRLLDYGYHPPTIYFPLIVEEAMMIEPTETESMETLEEFARVMIQIAEEVKQDAEKVKNAPYDTLVTRLDETGAARKPDLRWRKSQ; translated from the coding sequence ATGAGAGCCTTAGAACCGCTGATCTTTGAACTAAGCAGGGAAGGGCGGACGGGAGTAAGCCTGCCCTCCTGTGATGTGCCGGAAATTCCTCTGGAGGATTTGATTCCTCAAGAGTTTTTAAGAGATAAGGAACCTGAACTGCCGGAGATCTCTGAGGTGGATGTGGTCCGCCATTTCACCCGGCTGTCTTCCTTCAATCATGGGGTGGATACAGGGTTTTATCCTTTAGGTTCCTGCACCATGAAATACAATCCCAAGGTGAATGAGAAACTGGCCCGATTGCCGGGCTTTAGTCAGATTCATCCCTATCAGCCGGAAGAATTGACCCAAGGTGCCTTGGGCTTAATGGTCGAACTCCAGGAGGAACTTGCCGAGATTACAGGCATGGATGCCTTTACCTTGCAGCCTGCTGCAGGGGCCCATGGGGAGATGACTGGAATTCTCATCATCAAAGCCTACCATGAGCATCGTCAGGATGTTAAACGCAAAAAAGTCATTGTTCCCGATTCCGCTCATGGGACCAACCCGGCAACAGCGGCCATGGCCGGATATGAAATCGTTCAGGTGCCCAGCAATAAGCGGGGAGGAGTGGACATCGAGGCTTTACGCCAGGTCGCCAACGATGAAGTGGCCGCCTTGATGCTGACCAACCCCAATACCCTGGGATTATTTGATGAAAACATCCTGGAAATCGCCCAAATCATCCACGATGTGGGGGGCCTGATCTATTATGACGGAGCCAATGCCAACGCCATCATGGGGATAGCCCGTCCTGGCGATATGGGTTTTGATGTGGTTCATCTTAACCTGCACAAGACCTTTTCCACTCCCCATGGCGGAGGGGGACCAGGAGCAGGGCCGGTGGGGGTGAAGGAATTTCTCGCTCCCTATCTGCCCAAACCTGTGGTGGCTCGGACGCCTGGGGGCCAATATACCTTGGATGCCCACCGTCCTCTCTCCATTGGCCGGGTAAGAGCTTTCCAGGCTAATTTCGGAGTATTGGTGAGAGCCTATGCCTATATCCGGGCTCTGGGCGGGGAGGGGCTGACTGCTGCATCCCATAATGCTGTCCTCAATGCCAACTTCCTTATGAGCATTTTGAAGGAGCATTATCACCTACCCTATGATCGGGTGTGCATGCATGAGTTTATTATCACCCCCAAAAATCTGAAGGATTATGGAATCCATACCTTGGATATTGCCAAGCGGCTTCTGGATTATGGTTATCATCCCCCTACGATTTACTTCCCCCTCATTGTGGAAGAGGCGATGATGATTGAGCCCACAGAGACGGAGAGCATGGAGACTCTGGAGGAATTTGCCAGGGTGATGATCCAAATCGCTGAAGAAGTGAAGCAAGATGCGGAAAAGGTGAAAAATGCTCCCTACGATACCCTGGTGACCCGTTTGGATGAAACGGGAGCTGCCCGCAAGCCTGATTTGCGCTGGCGGAAGTCCCAGTAA